Genomic DNA from Paracoccus aminophilus JCM 7686:
CTCGCCCCAGCCTGGGTATTCGGCCAGGGCCGCCGGGCGGTAGGCATAGACGCCGACATGGTGAAAGACCGGGGTCGGCGCATCGGCGGCGAAATCGCCCGCCGCGAAGGGGATCACCTCTTTCGAGAAATACATCCCCCGCATGTCATGACCAAAGACCGCCGTGGTCCCGCCGACCCGACCCGCCGCGCGATCCGCGATCAGATCGGCGCGCATCCGGCCCGAGCATTGCAGCACCGGCGTCGCGACATCGGCCCCAGCATCGCCGCGAAGCCCCGCGACCAGATCCTCGATGAACCATGCGGGCGTGAGCGGCGCATCGCCTTGCAGGTTGACGACGATTTCGGGCGAAAGCCCAAGGTTCGCAATGGCTTCGGCGCAACGCTCGGTGCCATTGCGCGCCTCGGGAGAGGTCATCGCGACCTCGGCTCCGAAAGCTTCGGCATGATCGCGAATG
This window encodes:
- a CDS encoding 3-deoxy-manno-octulosonate cytidylyltransferase, translating into MSVVIVIPARYQSSRYPGKPLVELTGASGEAKSLIRRSWDAAQAVAGIDWVIVATDDARIRDHAEAFGAEVAMTSPEARNGTERCAEAIANLGLSPEIVVNLQGDAPLTPAWFIEDLVAGLRGDAGADVATPVLQCSGRMRADLIADRAAGRVGGTTAVFGHDMRGMYFSKEVIPFAAGDFAADAPTPVFHHVGVYAYRPAALAEYPGWGEGRTELLEGLEQLRFLERGRKVLCVEVEARGREFWELNNPTDVAKIEEMMQRMGAD